A genomic window from Microvirga sp. TS319 includes:
- a CDS encoding ETC complex I subunit: protein MPARIYKPAKSAMQSGLARTKQWLLVFEQDKPREIEPLMGWTSSGDMRQQLRLWFDTKEEAMAYAEREGIAYRVEEPQEIKRRTMSYSDNFKFNRVGPWTH, encoded by the coding sequence ATGCCTGCCCGGATTTACAAACCCGCCAAATCCGCAATGCAGTCCGGCCTGGCCCGGACCAAGCAATGGTTGCTCGTCTTCGAGCAGGACAAGCCCCGCGAAATCGAGCCTCTCATGGGCTGGACCAGCTCGGGCGATATGCGTCAGCAGCTCCGCCTGTGGTTCGACACCAAGGAAGAGGCCATGGCCTATGCGGAGCGCGAAGGCATCGCCTACCGGGTCGAGGAGCCTCAGGAGATCAAGCGGCGGACGATGTCCTATTCCGATAATTTCAAGTTCAATCGCGTCGGGCCCTGGACTCACTAG